Within the Hermetia illucens chromosome 6, iHerIll2.2.curated.20191125, whole genome shotgun sequence genome, the region CTGTTCGTTGTGATATTTGCGGAAACACCGGAAGATCACGTCTTTCAGAGGGTCCGGCTTTTTCACAACTAATGTCAGCTTTGTGCCGTCCTTGATGTTTGTATACGAAGCGATCGTATTCTCATCGAGCAAAGCACGTCCCAGCATAAGAATTTTCTGATAAGCAACAGGAATGTGAAGGCGCTCTTCGACTTGCTTTTTCAGATCTAAAATCGTCGATGATTCAGTAACCTACACGTGCGGGATAGACGTGAAGTAGAACCAGGACTTTGAGGAATTATGTGTGGAGTATACCTGAACAGTGCATTCTTCTCCTTTCAGAACTTTCACCGTGATATTCATGCTTAATATGTTGTAGAAAATAGACCCTGTTTACGTCCAATATGTCTTTGGTTTTGAAGTTTCAGTTGACGTTTGTTGACGTTCCTGACTCGGGCAACAATCCATTCACAATTGACGAATTGTGCCAGCCCTGGATTGATTCCGGAACGTCAACTATTGCAGATCCATACCGCTCGCTGTCAGGTTCAGTCAAAAATTTACGTGTTTTGTGGGTGGTTGGTGTACTTGCGACTGTTGCTGCATTCATAATTAAATTGTTAGCAAATCGTTGCGACAGTCCTCTTCCAAAGAAAGTTCAAGGTGTCTGCCACTCGGTTCCACTAGAAACACATCACCTCGCATGTTCAAGACTCTCCAATGCacttcaaaatattcaaaatacatTCGAATACCATTTAGAAGTCTGGGGAAAGGAGTTGGTTTGAATGAACGCGAAAAGGAATCTAAAATAGACACTGTCCAGAGAAAAGTGCGAACTATGTGCGAGAAAACGATTTGTCCGCTGCTTGAGAATCCGAACGGTTACAATCCTGACACACTAGACCTGGCCAAGAATCCCGAGGCCAGGGATTATTGGCACAAGTGCTTTGTGCGATTGGTGGACAAATTCGCTCAACAGGCGATTGCAAGTCAGGAAAATGACCCGACCGCCGCTGACCGCGCGAAGGAGTTCAAGCAAGCCtacataaataaattgaatttgttgCGCGAGACATCAGGCAGGTATTAAATGAAATCGtttgaaattcattttgaatCACGTCGACGAGTGAACTTTGAGTTGGTTTCTAAGTCATCAATTGATATATTGCAGTCCTAATGGGGAGAAGATGACGATACGCAGAATGCTGGAACTGAATGACTTTCTGCTGAGGCATTATGGCTTCGCGGACCCTTGGCTAGATCAGAAAGTCCAAGAGAATCACGCATCGATTGCGGTTTTCCAGACGCGTCTCGAGGAGCTTGATGCACTCGAACACGAAGCAAAGTGGGTGGAATTGGTCAAGGGGTTGTTAGCAGGTAATTTTGATAGAGTGCCAATTTGCATGGACACTCGAGAGCGAGTGATATTTATGTTTACAAATGATAAGAAAGTGTTTACCGTTTGTCGTCGTTCTACATAGTTGTGTGAAGATTTAGTGCCACCGTAGATCGTCGGTGATATGATAATTGCTGAGTCGTTATTTAACATGGTTCAGATAAATTTCATAGATAACAACGCGTTTGAATAAGTTTTGAAATGGAAACGTCTTTTCGTATGAAATTGACCGCGTCATCAGACGGGGAATGGCCGAGAAAGTAAAATGAATAGTGCTTGATGGTAAATCCGAGGTCAGCGTTTATGGAAAACTTTTATCTCGCTTAAATCGtgatattaacaaagttgtttgCTTAACTTGTGTGAGAATGAACTGAAATGTTTGTTCATTAATTTGTTCTAGGAATTACCTTTGGCTGTGCGAGTTATGGAGAAAATATTGATCAACAACGTTGAGAAttacaaataaattcaattaggGCAAATGTCTGGCTTTGTTGAGTAATTCACCTTGAAGGTCGAATTGCTTCTGATTTACGAAGAGCAACGGATTGAAGAGTTGCCGAAAAAATATGGTCCTTCCGATATTCCTCTTTATTTTCTCTTCCATGTTAGTGTACCATATTCAAAATCTTATACATCAACACATCTAAATACGAAAGTTTATTCAGAATCGTAGATTTCGatagaaaaaaacatttcatcGATTCCAATTTATTCTTATTCAATTGGTTTAACCGGTCGGAATTTCCCTTCATTTACGGGGCTTCCCGAGAATATTTTATGTTGATCTGAATCACTTCTAAAGTTTAGCCAATATCTTTGTGTTGTGAaaaatttttcccttttttccaaCATTTAACCCTTATAAACTGATGCAACTACAAGAAGTAAATGGTAGAACTACCGATAGCTCCAGAATGAAAAATAAAGATGGTTTACAGGCTCCAAGGAGCTCCATTAGTGCTGTGGTGCGCTGTTTAGATGTCGCAAACTCATAAGACAACAACTGCTGTTACGAGAGCAAGGCGGCAGAGTCCAGCGGGCTCACATCTTCAGACCCACCTCGTtgcatttacgaaggaaagcagctctcccagccTGCAGCTAGAGATTTCTTTGAGAtgcccaaagaatggtttacctagtgcccGTAggttgactctagctagagccgggcaatcgcaaaagaagtacttgagggtttctccctgctctccgcaacttcggcaatgcgaattgtagggtatgccgggcCTGGCGGAAGTCAGTGCCCCGTGaagaccaccgtaatcttgtatgtatCTGCAGCGGCTCTCgcaatcgggttttgttataggtgtccgtcaaaatggctatgttacacttAGGGCTCCGATCATGCACCAGCCATTGACAGGCTTCCAGTGTCtagtacttccacttggaacACACTGGCGAAACTTGGAAGGCAACCCAGATACACTTTATGTATTCAAGGAAACTCCCgcaccgacttcacagaccatcTTCGATCCGTCAGTGAAGAAAACTATCTCATAGCCTTGTAACACGCTGGGGGTATTCCAGTctgccttggttggaaagtccacagcaaagtttctcctgCAGTTCAGCTTGTATGTGGCATAGTCCATGGCTTAAAGCAGCCACCATACAACACAGCCATACTAACGGATGGGACGCATTACAGCT harbors:
- the LOC119659123 gene encoding ubiquitin-like protein 4A gives rise to the protein MNITVKVLKGEECTVQVTESSTILDLKKQVEERLHIPVAYQKILMLGRALLDENTIASYTNIKDGTKLTLVVKKPDPLKDVIFRCFRKYHNEQQSQALTDEFIKDFEKKMKQLSLDDIERIAGGFMNQPLQMSD